In Zingiber officinale cultivar Zhangliang chromosome 3B, Zo_v1.1, whole genome shotgun sequence, a single window of DNA contains:
- the LOC122054679 gene encoding ice-structuring glycoprotein-like — protein sequence MATVLRLVRLSEGCELEGGTLVLALEAMAILTSPPQPPPQSSPQPPQSPHSPPQSPQSPPQTPHSLSQSQHPPQSSSHSPQSFPHSPLHSPKSSPKSPQSSPQPLQSPPQSPSPSSLPPLRPPQPPPLFLLSPSLGPYFRRSCCRSHHRVCSCHVSLGLGVSLSLRRCHRRNNHSLPRRNHHRSRHLSRPSCRIRSLNRRSHRRSHRIRRRSRRIRTVAVAFAAVIPAFAAAFIEVSASVAVVVAAAVALATAVAFSVAVAAPTATATTASNAVASLIAPRPPVPLQLLPQPPSLPAAATAAVAASAAPVVAFAASVAAVAVVVTPVVAAATTIVVPVAAYATVVVTFAIVVLAFAVEFTEVVAPVAAVVADVTAVVTSAAAVAFSIVVAAPTTTAAAASAAVASLSATRPPVPPQLLPHPPSPTVSTSLSYSAAGTIINAIIPIIIATVAVAASVAAFAASVAAVAAVAAAVTAFADTIAAFADTIAAFADTIAALAAVVPAFATAFTEVFASVVADAASAAAVATAVTFSVVVAAPTATATAASAAVASLTAPQPSLPSQLLPQPPSLSDAVVAVTTTLYATLLSGTISTSLSSFAAGTNFNAIIPIIIVPAATTAAVAAYAAPVAAFAASVAAAVAAAVTAFVVVVAAFATVAVTFAAVIPAFTAKFTEVVASVAADIATVVTSAAAVAAAVAFFIAVAAPAAVAAPAATASATIASLTATWPPLPPQLLPHPPSLSDAIVAVTTTLCATLLSATVSTSLLSSAAGTIINAIILIIIVPAAAIAAVAASVTPGAAFAASVAAIAAVVTAFTATVTAFATVAVAFAAVVPTFAAAFTEVVASVAAVTADAAAVVASAAAVATAVAFSVATLAATTTAASAAVASLTAPRPPLPSRCHRRNNHTLCDASLGHFPAAATAAVAVSAAAVTAVAAAVTAVAAAFATVAVTFAQSFPHSPPNSLKSSPQSPQISPQSSPQPPQSPSPSPSPPQRPPPPQPPPLLLLSQPLGPRFCRSYYRIHHRVCSCQFLSVSAFLSVSDAVVAVTTTLCTTLLSAAVSTSLSSSTAETIINAIIPIIIGISTIRLG from the exons atGGCGACTGTTCTTCGGCTGGTGAGGTTATCAGAGGGATGTGAGCTTGAAggag GAACTCTTGTTTTAGCTCTTGAAGCAATGGCTATTTTGACT TCCCCGCCGCAGCCACCGCCGCAGTCGTCGCCTCAGCCGCCCCAGTCGCCGCATTCGCCGCCTCAATCTCCGCAGTCGCCGCCGCAGACACCGCATTCGCTGTCACAATCGCAGCATCCGCCACAGTCGTCGTCGCATTCGCCGCAGTCGTTCCCGCATTCGCCGCTGCATTCACCGAAGTCGTCGCCTAAGTCACCGCAGTCATCGCCTCAGCCGCTGCAGTCACCGCCGCAATCGCCTTCTCCGTCGTCGTTGCCGCCCCTACGACCACCGCAGCCTCCGCCGCTGTTCCTTCTCTCACCGTCCCTTGGCCCCTACTTCCGCCGCAGTTGCTGCCGCAGCCACCATCGCGTTTGTTCCTGCCACGTTTCTCTCGGTCTCGGCGTTTCTCTCAGTCTTAGACGTTGTCATCGCCGTAACAACCACTCTCT TCCCCGCCGCAACCACCACCGCAGTCGTCACCTCAGCCGCCCCAGTTGCCGCATTCGCAGTCTCAATCGCCGCAGTCACCGTCGCAGTCACCGCATTCGCCGTCGCAGTCGCCGCATTCGCACAGTCGCCGTCGCATTCGCCGCAGTCATTCCCGCATTCGCCGCAGCATTCATCGAAGTCTCCGCCTCAGTCGCCGTAGTCGTCGCCGCAGCCGTTGCACTCGCCACCGCAGTCGCCTTCTCCGTCGCCGTCGCCGCCCCTACGGCCACCGCCACCACAGCCTCCAATGCTGTTGCTTCTCTCATCGCCCCTCGGCCCCCGGTTCCACTACAGTTGCTGCCGCAGCCACCATCGC TCCCCGCCGCAGCCACCGCCGCAGTAGCCGCCTCAGCCGCCCCAGTCGTCGCATTCGCCGCCTCAGTCGCCGCAGTCGCCGTCGTAGTCACCCCGGTCGTCGCCGCAGCCACCACAATCGTCGTCCCAGTCGCCGCATACGCCACAGTCGTTGTCACATTCGCCATAGTCGTTCTCGCATTCGCCGTCGAATTCACTGAAGTCGTCGCCCCAGTCGCCGCAGTCGTCGCAGACGTCACCGCAGTCGTCACCTCAGCCGCCGCAGTCGCCTTCTCCATCGTCGTCGCCGCCCCTACGACCACCGCCGCCGCAGCCTCCGCCGCTGTTGCTTCTCTCTCCGCCACTCGGCCCCCGGTTCCGCCGCAGTTGCTGCCGCATCCACCATCGC CCACTGTCTCAACATCTCTTTCATATTCCGCCGCCGGAACCATCATCAATGCAATTATTCCGATCATCATCG CCACCGTCGCAGTCGCCGCCTCAGTCGCCGCATTCGCTGCCTCAGTCGCCGCAGTCGCCGCAGTCGCCGCCGCAGTCACCGCATTCGCCGACACTATCGCCGCATTCGCCGACACTATCGCCGCATTCGCCGACACTATCGCCGCATTAGCCGCAGTCGTTCCTGCATTCGCCACCGCATTCACCGAAGTCTTTGCCTCAGTCGTCGCAGACGCCGCCTCAGCCGCTGCAGTCGCCACCGCGGTCACCTTCTCCGTCGTCGTCGCCGCCCCTACGGCCACCGCCACAGCAGCCTCCGCCGCTGTTGCTTCTCTCACCGCCCCTCAGCCCTCGCTTCCGTCGCAGTTGCTGCCGCAGCCACCATCGC TATCAGACGCTGTCGTCGCCGTAACAACCACTCTCTATGCGACGCTTCTCTCGGGCACTATCTCAACATCTCTTTCATCTTTCGCCGCCGGAACCAACTTCAATGCAATTATTCCGATCATCATTG TCCCCGCCGCAACCACCGCCGCAGTCGCCGCCTACGCTGCCCCAGTCGCCGCATTTGCCGCCTCAGTCGCCGCCGCAGTAGCCGCCGCAGTCACCGCATTCGTCGTCGTAGTCGCCGCATTCGCCACAGTCGCTGTCACATTCGCCGCAGTCATTCCCGCATTCACCGCCAAATTCACTGAAGTCGTCGCCTCTGTCGCCGCAGACATCGCCACAGTCGTCACCTCAGCCGCCGCAGTCGCCGCCGCAGTCGCCTTCTTCATCGCCGTCGCCGCCCCTGCGGCCGTCGCCGCCCCTGCGGCCACCGCCTCCGCCACTATTGCTTCTCTCACCGCCACTTGGCCCCCACTTCCGCCGCAGTTGCTGCCGCATCCACCATCGC TCTCTGACGCCATCGTCGCAGTAACAACAACTCTCTGTGCGACACTTCTCTCGGCCACTGTCTCAACATCTCTTTTATCTTCCGCCGCCGGAACCATCATCAATGCAATTATTCTGATCATCATCG TCCCCGCCGCAGCCATCGCCGCAGTCGCCGCCTCAGTCACCCCAGGCGCCGCATTCGCCGCCTCAGTCGCCGCAATCGCCGCCGTAGTCACCGCATTCACCGCCACTGTCACCGCATTCGCCACAGTTGCCGTCGCATTCGCCGCAGTCGTTCCCACATTCGCCGCCGCATTCACCGAAGTCGTTGCCTCAGTCGCCGCAGTCACCGCAGACGCCGCCGCAGTTGTCGCCTCAGCAGCTGCAGTCGCCACCGCAGTCGCCTTCTCCGTCGCCACCCTTGCGGCCACCACCACCGCAGCCTCCGCCGCTGTTGCTTCTCTCACCGCCCCTCGACCACCGCTTCCGTC ACGCTGTCATCGCCGTAACAACCACACTCTATGCGACGCTTCTCTCGGCCACT TCCCCGCCGCAGCCACCGCCGCAGTCGCCGTCTCAGCCGCCGCAGTCACTGCAGTAGCCGCTGCAGTCACCGCAGTAGCCGCCGCATTCGCCACAGTCGCTGTCACATTCGCCCAGTCGTTCCCGCATTCGCCGCCGAATTCACTGAAGTCGTCGCCTCAGTCGCCGCAGATATCGCCGCAGTCGTCACCTCAGCCGCCGCAATCGCCTTCTCCATCGCCGTCGCCGCCCCAGCGGCCACCGCCGCCACAGCCTCCGCCGCTGTTGCTTCTCTCACAGCCACTCGGCCCCCGCTTCTGCCGCAGTTACTACCGCATCCACCATCGCGTTTGTTCTTGCCAATTTCTCTCGGTCTCGGCGTTTCTCTCAGTTTCAGATGCTGTCGTCGCAGTAACAACGACTCTCTGTACGACACTTCTCTCGGCCGCTGTCTCAACATCTCTTTCATCTTCCACCGCCGAAACCATCATCAATGCAATTATTCCGATCATCATCGGTATTTCCACCATTCGTCTAGGTTAA